AAACCCTGAAAATATCTTTTTGTGAAATCTGTTTTGTCTTTTGAATGTTTTTCCGCTTCTGCCACATATGCGGCAGCCCTAAAAGTGCGTCTTTTTTGGCCTTTAAAATCACCCGGGCCTGCCCTTTGCCTGAATACCAGAAAACAGCCGCCAGATTTGCCATCACATGAAGCGGCAAAAAAATCCAAAAAAGAGCGCCGGGCATATTTTTAACAAATGTCCAGACAAGATTGCGGTGCCCGTGATAAACAGCGAAATCACTTTGCTGTCCACCGGAAGTGGCTGACCCCATATGCCGGACAACGGCATCCGGCACCTGCAGGCAGTGATGCCCTGAAAGGCGCAGACGAAACCCCAGATCCACATCTTCCAGATAACAGAAAAATTCCTCATCAAACCCGCCGGCCTGATGCAGCACATCTGCCTTATACATGGCAGCAGCCGCACAAGGGGAAAAGATCTCCCATGGGGATTGTTCAGCTTTAAATTCAAACCCATGCCCTGCCCGCCAGACGATTCCGCTGACATGGTATTGATCTCCGTCTCCATCAAGCAACCGGGAATTATCAGATGACACCAGCCGGCTGCCGAACATTGCACATTCTGGATATGCAGATGCCGCTGCCAGCATTTTTTCCAGCCAGTCCGGATCTGGAAAGGCATCCGGATTAAGCAGGACCACCAGCGGGGTGGTGCACCGGGCCAGTGCCCGATTATTGGCTCCGGCAAAGCCAATGTTCTGCAACTGGGGTATCACGGTCACATCTAAAGGAAACCCTGTCATGTCATGGAACCCGTCGCTGCTGGCATTATCCACCACAAAAACCTGATCCGGCAGAACCGTCTGTGCGGACAGGTGCTCAAGGCATCTCATCAGCAGGCGGGTGCTGTTATAATTTACAATGATAATACTGACAGACATTTCAATCCGCTGGGTTGCTTGTCCGGGTTTGATGTTCGGTTATTTAAATTCGGGCCAGTTCAATTTGGGCAACCGCATAATCTTCAGGCAAACCAAAACGATTCATTTATTCCCTTATATGTCAAACATTGGTAAGTATCCCGGCAGAACGGGGAGGGGGATACTTAATAGAGCACCAGAAATTATACCTTTAAATTCCCCTTTGCTTTGGCTACAAATTTATTCCATGAGATTGAATCACCATCAATCAAAGATTTATCATAACTTTTTTTTGAAAACAGCGCCCATGTTTGGCGGGGATGAGACCAGTCTATAAGTGTAAAATCGAGATTAACGGCAGAAGCAATTTCTTCCATTGTTTCCGGCTGATAGGCCACACATCCTGGATATACCCAACCTTTCCCATCATAATCTTTATCATCAATTAAAAACGTAGCTAAAAGCGCACCATCATCTTTTAAATGAAAAGACAGTTGTGAGAGCCAGCCTTTTATTAAATCCTTTCCACAGTGACTGAATATGGATTGCGCTATTGCGAAATCCAAACTTAACGGTTCCTTGAACTCCTCCATGGAGGCGCAAAATGAAAACGTAGGTTTTTTAATTCTCACTAAATCTTTTCCTACTTCATTCTCAATTCCATCGTTAACCAGCCATTCATTTGGCTCTACGCCAAAGTAGTTACCTTGGTTGAGATATGGAATCAACAATCGTCCTACCCGAAGAGATCCACATCCAATGTCTATAACCCGATGGTGCTGGCGTAGGCCAAGACTCGTGACAAGGTTGAACACCATAGCAGAAACCAAATCATAATCCTTTGGGGGACCGATATAAGCTCGATAATGTTTATCACCAGGCTTCAAGTCAAGACCAAGACCGGCATTTTTCGTCTTATTTTTTAACAAATATTTCAACATGAGTCGTTCCTCTACCCAATGATATTAATTAATCATTACTTACTGCCCACCTAAAACCGAGCGGTAGTTAAACCCACCCTCCTTAACCTCCGTGGTGAAGGCCAAATCCTCTGTGGCTAACCCAATGATTGCCGCCGCTCCTCAAAAAGTGTTCGAGCCCGCTCATATATTGCTATTTTCAACCATAAAATATTCTCGAGCTTCAATCTGTCCTTACTGGAGAAATCATACCCATCAATCCCTTTCTCGGGGTTGACTCGCTGTGGTTTAACCCCAAAAAAAGCGTGATTTAAGTGAAAGAAATTAGCAAAAAAGGGTCGAAACGCCCGCCAGTAAAGTGTATAATGATTTTGCCCAAAACAAAAACACAAAACTGGAAAGGCGTTTCGAGTGAGTATGAATATCGACAAAAAATTGACAAAACGCAAGAAAAAAATCAGTAAAAAACTAAAAAAAAGAAACTGGACCCAGCAACCCCATCCTATGTTCAAAGCGTCCAACATTCATTATGAATTTGATGGCCGTCATCAGGGCATCTCCTATGGTGGGATCGGGTTGATCCATCTGCTTGCCCAGAAGACCGGTCTGTTCAAAGAAATTGATAAGAACCTTGAACTTCTCAAGCGACATTTGCCCTATCATGAATCGGATCATGTCGCCAACATGGCCTATAACATCATGGCTGGCGGGACCTGTCTGGAAGATATCGAGCTGTTGAGAAAAAATCCGGCCTGGCTTGACGCGCTTGGAGCGCAGATTATACCCGATCCAACAACAGCCGGAGATTTTCTCAGACGCTTCGAGGAACAGGATGTGCTTGATTTCATGTCAGCTAAAAATAACATCCGCAAAAAAATATGGGAGAAACAGCCAACGTCATTCAAAAAGATGGCCATTGTCAATGTTGACGGCACCATCAGCGAAACATACGGCCAATGCAAGCAGGGTATGGATATTTCATACAACGGCAAATGGGGATATGCCCCTTTGATCATCTCCCTGGCAGGCACAAGAGAAGTTCTCTATGTGGTCAACCGCTCCGGGAATGCCCCTTCCCATCTGGATTCTGCCAAGTGGCTGGACAAAACCCTTGACCTTGTGTCTGATTCGTTTGAAAAGGTTTATATCCGGGGCGATACAGACTTCAGTCTTACAAGCAATTTTGACAAATGGGACAAACGCTGCCGGTTTGTTTTTGGCATGGATGCCAGAAACAATCTTGTGAAACTGGCCGGTCAGATTCCGGAATCTGAATGGGATCTCCTTCAGAAGGAACCACGGAAAATCAAGACACAGCCCCGCAAAAAACCAGAGAATGTAAAGGCTCAGGTGGTCGAAAGACGTAAGTTTAAAAATCTTAAAACCGAATGTGAACATGTCGCCGAATTCGAATACAGGCC
Above is a window of Desulfotignum balticum DSM 7044 DNA encoding:
- a CDS encoding glycosyltransferase family 2 protein, which produces MSVSIIIVNYNSTRLLMRCLEHLSAQTVLPDQVFVVDNASSDGFHDMTGFPLDVTVIPQLQNIGFAGANNRALARCTTPLVVLLNPDAFPDPDWLEKMLAAASAYPECAMFGSRLVSSDNSRLLDGDGDQYHVSGIVWRAGHGFEFKAEQSPWEIFSPCAAAAMYKADVLHQAGGFDEEFFCYLEDVDLGFRLRLSGHHCLQVPDAVVRHMGSATSGGQQSDFAVYHGHRNLVWTFVKNMPGALFWIFLPLHVMANLAAVFWYSGKGQARVILKAKKDALLGLPHMWQKRKNIQKTKQISQKDIFRVLDRSVIPWPKKNETK
- a CDS encoding class I SAM-dependent methyltransferase — translated: MLKYLLKNKTKNAGLGLDLKPGDKHYRAYIGPPKDYDLVSAMVFNLVTSLGLRQHHRVIDIGCGSLRVGRLLIPYLNQGNYFGVEPNEWLVNDGIENEVGKDLVRIKKPTFSFCASMEEFKEPLSLDFAIAQSIFSHCGKDLIKGWLSQLSFHLKDDGALLATFLIDDKDYDGKGWVYPGCVAYQPETMEEIASAVNLDFTLIDWSHPRQTWALFSKKSYDKSLIDGDSISWNKFVAKAKGNLKV
- a CDS encoding IS1380 family transposase; amino-acid sequence: MNIDKKLTKRKKKISKKLKKRNWTQQPHPMFKASNIHYEFDGRHQGISYGGIGLIHLLAQKTGLFKEIDKNLELLKRHLPYHESDHVANMAYNIMAGGTCLEDIELLRKNPAWLDALGAQIIPDPTTAGDFLRRFEEQDVLDFMSAKNNIRKKIWEKQPTSFKKMAIVNVDGTISETYGQCKQGMDISYNGKWGYAPLIISLAGTREVLYVVNRSGNAPSHLDSAKWLDKTLDLVSDSFEKVYIRGDTDFSLTSNFDKWDKRCRFVFGMDARNNLVKLAGQIPESEWDLLQKEPRKIKTQPRKKPENVKAQVVERRKFKNLKTECEHVAEFEYRPGKCKKPYRMIVLRKTIKVLKGQYQLFDDVRYFFYITNDDKKSVEQLIQFYRNRADHENDIEQLKNGVSALNNPSDSLISNWAYMAIASLSWDLKAWYGLLLPYRALGRSIVRMEFKKFIHTFIQIPCLIIKSGRKITYRLVGYNDQVKHIFKMFHRMKDFAFP